One segment of Purpureocillium takamizusanense chromosome 7, complete sequence DNA contains the following:
- a CDS encoding Phospholipase A(2) (EggNog:ENOG503NU1G~COG:I~TransMembrane:2 (n7-15c23/24o50-69i471-490o)), which yields MRRIDRLTGPLLATLRRAPKAVARPGSPLPRPLRRGFFTKATSPRLQDRIGATLPAAIITSGLFVWWLYPSDDFAELSSTPRGRRHGGRDAHADLEDDLDHVAEQDNADDQQDDQSAWTNFARRFESISLMSDLEWTEWSDRLVGFILPEWSKLLPGYMRKLQRELSMSPGSLADEIWQEAHDPLANPEIRYSARVRVSSDLCDEEKEYLSRRRKVARVALAKYLGLGEEDVHPDDVPTIAMCGSGGGLRALIAGTGSLLATEEDGLFDCVTYTAGVSGSCWLQTLYLSSFTGSIGALLEHLKARASTHIAYPPVAFHSLISLPTSKYLLSGLVEKLKGDSKADFGLVDIYGLLLGARYLVPKGELGVNDRDFKLSNQRDYVKLGQRPLPIYTAVRHEIPQVSEDATASPSEAAKEQAKQEAWFQWFEITPYEFFCEEFGAGIPTWAMGRRFRDGSDVPPEDSFHLPEIRVPLLMGIFGSAFCATLSHYYKEIRPLVQSLTGFSTVDDLVSGRDDDLVKVHPIDPASIPNFAYNMYGKLAKTTPQSIYQQEYIQLMDAGMSNNLPIYPLLRPGRDVDVLIAFDASADIKSDNWLSVADGYARQRGIKGWPVGIGWPKPGESVKQTTRELAGAEADSMREAEQRVRDAKADQTALREQAGDKAKDLSGKDEEAKFEPGDEEAGDLGYCTVWVGTTQERTSEPPPPSKKISEANTFNLMRPDAGIAVVYLPFLSNDRVPDISPGTSEFLSTWNFVYTPEQIDSVVRLARANYEEGKQQIRSTVRAVYERKKQLREKAEKEVQETKLRKNARRALMGHGDQFS from the coding sequence ATGAGACGCATCGATCGTCTTACCGGCCCCTTGTTGGCGACTCTACGCCGCGCGCCCAAGGCCGTTGCACGCCCCGGCTCGCCGCTCCCGAGGCCGTTGCGCCGTGGCTTCTTCACAAAGGCTACGAGCCCGCGACTGCAAGACCGCATCGGTGCcaccctgcccgccgccatcattACCAGCGGCCTCTTCGTATGGTGGCTCTACCCCTCAGATGATTTCGCTGAGCTGTCCTCCACGCCCAGAGGACGGCGTCATGGTGGGCGTGATGCGCACGCCGATCTGGAAGATGACCTGGACCACGTGGCCGAGCAGGACAATGCCGACGACCAACAGGACGACCAGTCCGCGTGGACCAACTTTGCTCGCCGCTTCGAGTCCATCTCTCTCATGTCTGATCTCGAGTGGACCGAGTGGTCGGACCGGCTTGTCGGCTTCATACTTCCCGAGTGGTCCAAGCTGCTGCCGGGCTACATGAGAAAGCTCCAGCGTGAGCTGTCCATGTCACCGGGCTCCCTGGCCGACGAGATATGGCAAGAGGCACACGACCCTCTCGCCAACCCCGAGATACGGTACTCTGCCCGCGTTCGAGTGTCATCCGACCTGTGCGACGAGGAAAAGGAGTACCTGTCCCGCAGACGAAAGGTGGCCCGAGTGGCCCTGGCGAAATATCTCGGCCttggggaggaggatgtgCACCCTGATGATGTTCCCACCATTGCCATGTGCGGCTCGGGCGGTGGCCTCCGtgccctcatcgccggcacGGGTTCGCTCCTGGCAACAGAGGAGGATGGACTGTTCGACTGCGTCACTTACACGGCCGGTGTGAGTGGCTCCTGCTGGCTGCAAACCCTGTACCTTTCATCCTTCACCGGCAGCATTGGAGCCCTGCTGGAGCATCTCAAGGCACGCGCGTCGACACATATTGCTTACCCGCCGGTGGCCTTTCATTCGCTCATATCTCTGCCCACGAGCAAGTACCTGCTGAGCGGTCTGgtggagaagctcaagggcgaCTCCAAGGCCGACTTTGGTCTGGTGGACATATATGGCCTTTTGCTTGGTGCACGATATCTTGTGCCCAAAGGCGAGTTGGGTGTCAACGATCGGGATTTCAAGCTGTCGAACCAACGCGACTACGTCAAGCTGGGCCAACGGCCCTTGCCGATTTACACGGCAGTCCGACACGAGATTCCCCAAGTCAGTGAAGACGCCACGGCAAGCCCCTCCGAGGCAGCAAAGGAACAGGCAAAGCAGGAAGCGTGGTTTCAATGGTTCGAAATAACGCCCTACGAATTCTTTTGCGAGGAATTCGGGGCTGGCATCCCGACCTGGGCCATGGGGAGGAGATTCAGAGACGGCAGTGACGTGCCTCCTGAAGACAGTTTCCACCTGCCCGAAATTCGCGTTCCACTCCTCATGGGCATCTTTGGCAGCGCCTTTTGTGCCACGTTGAGCCATTACTACAAGGAGATCAGGCCGCTGGTGCAGAGCCTGACCGGCTTcagcaccgtcgacgacctcgtgTCCGGgagggacgacgacctggtcAAGGTGCATCCAATCGACCCCGCCAGCATCCCGAATTTTGCCTACAACATGTACGGGAAGCTGGCCAAGACAACGCCTCAGAGCATCTACCAGCAAGAGTATATTCAACTGATGGATGCCGGCATGTCCAACAACTTACCCATTTACCCACTCTTGCGCCCTGgtcgcgacgtcgacgtcctcATTGCGTTTGATGCCTCGGCCGACATCAAGTCGGACAACTGGCTCTCGGTGGCGGACGGGTACGCCCGCCAGCGAGGCATCAAGGGGTGGCCAGTCGGCATCGGGTGGCCCAAACCCGGCGAGTCCGTCAAGCAGACGACAAGagagctcgccggcgccgaggcagACTCGATGCGCGAAGCGGAGCAGAGAGTGCGGGATGCAAAGGCAGACCAGACGGCTCTCCGCGAGCAGGCAGgagacaaggccaaggacctcTCCGGCAAGGACGAAGAAGCCAAGTTTGAGCCgggagacgaggaggccggcgatCTGGGCTACTGCACTGTCTGGGTCGGGACCACGCAAGAACGCACGTCGGAGCCGCCACCCCCGTCTAAGAAGATCTCCGAGGCCAATACCTTCAACCTCATGCGGCCcgacgccggcatcgccgtcgtctacctccccttcctctccaACGACAGGGTCCCCGACATTTCCCCCGGCACGTCCGAGTTCCTCAGCACCTGGAACTTCGTCTACACCCCGGAGCAAATCGACAGCGTCGtgcggctcgcgcgcgccaacTACGAAGAGGGCAAGCAGCAGATCCGATCGACCGTTCGCGCCGTCTACGAGCGTAAGAAGCAGCTCCGCGAAaaggccgagaaggaggtgCAGGAGACGAAGCTGCGGAAGAATGCGCGGAGGGCTCTCATGGGCCACGGGGACCAGTTCAGCTGA
- a CDS encoding uncharacterized protein (EggNog:ENOG503P414~COG:A) — MSEADTTTQPAEAVQAPEVAEDKAQPIEEEAQPAETAPEATKDEPASEEPASEKPADEKPAEEKPAEEKPAEEKPAEEKPAATSGKNIIKTTAKIDQENPRNNVKFDPSTRKDVDDPEAIRKQVEFYFGDWNFPQDKFMWESCEGTANKPMPISKIHSFKRMRVFQPYSAVVAALRESKFLEVSGEEGEEVIKRKVPYKPMAESRAKAEAATVYVKGFGDENPDTQFDLESFFAQYGEIKGLKLRRTPEGLFKGSVFVTFPDEDAAKKFVALEPAPKYKEHDLKIMTKKDYCEEKSDMIRQGKLEPSSTSTKRFFEGRDPSAKRGYRGKDNAGPRDRDDWKKRRDHDQKHGFQGGRGGRGRGRGGRGRGFGRGGRDHGGRDRDRRDGKGEERRDDFKDAKPRIQSTSEDAPAANGKRARDDEGGAAEGAPAAKKVDSKETAAAS; from the exons ATGAGCGAGGCCGACACGACCacccagcccgccgaggcTGTCCAGGCccccgaggtcgccgaggacaaggcccagcccatcgaggaggaggctcaGCCCGCCGAGACCGCACCTGAGGCCACCAAGGACGAGCCGGCCAGCGAAGAGCCGGCCAGCGagaagcccgccgacgagaagccTGCCGAAGAGAAGCCTGCCGAAGAGAAGCCTGCCGAAGAGAAGCCCGCCGAAGAGAAGCCTGCCGCCACCTCGGGCAAGAACATCATCAAGACGACGGCCAAGATCGACCAGGAGAACCCGCGCAACAATGTCAAGTTCGACCCCAGCACCCGCAAGGACGTCGATGACCCCGAGGCCATCCGCAAGCAG GTCGAGTTCTACTTTGGAGACTGGAACTTCCCGCAAGATAAGTTCATGTGGGAGTCCTGCGAGGGAACGGCCAACAAGCCCATGCCCATCTCCAAGATCCACTCGTTCAAGCGCATGCGCGTCTTCCAGCCCTACAGCGCCgtggtcgcggcgctgcgcgagagCAAGTTTCTCGAGGTGTCGggtgaggagggcgaggaggtcaTCAAGCGCAAGGTGCCTTACAAGCCTATGGCCGAGAGCCGTGCCAAGGCTGAGGCCGCAACCGTCTACGTCAAGGGCTTCGGCGACGAGAACCCCGACACACAGTTTGACCTGGAGAGCTTCTTCGCGCAGTACGGCGAGATCAAGGGCCTGAAGCTGCGCCGCACACCCGAGGGCCTGTTCAAGGGCTCCGTCTTCGTGACCTTCCCCGATGAGGATGCGGCCAAGAAGTTTGTGGCGCTGGAGCCGGCGCCCAAGTACAAGGAGCACGACCTCAAAATCATGACCAAGAAGGACTACTGCGAGGAGAAGAGCGACATGATCCGCCAGGGCAAGCTGGAGCCCAGCTCGACCAGCACCAAGCGGTtcttcgagggccgcgaccCCAGCGCCAAGAGGGGATACCGCGGCAAGGACAATGCGGGGCCacgcgaccgcgacgactGGAAGAAGCGGCGCGACCACGACCAGAAGCACGGCTTCCAGGgtgggcggggcgggcgcggtcggggccggggcggcagGGGCCGTGGGttcgggcgcgggggccgggaccacggcggccgagacCGCGATCGCCgggacggcaagggcgaggagcgccgagACGACTTTAAGGA TGCCAAGCCGCGCATTCAGTCGACGAGCGAGGACGCGCCGGCAGCCAACGGCAAGCGGGCgcgcgatgacgagggcggcgccgccgagggagcACCGGCTGCGAAGAAGGTGGACAGCAAGGAGACGGCTGCGGCCTCGTGA
- a CDS encoding uncharacterized protein (EggNog:ENOG503NWFT~TransMembrane:13 (o192-220i232-249o255-274i286-308o320-342i349-369o404-421i433-451o463-483i510-529o535-556i568-590o602-624i)~COG:S), producing the protein MDEKNLDAQQQQHQHQQPAPPVAATPRSPSTANTVTWQHHGQLSEDRSALPRSSFDAEKHEHLRDLTDDSDDDEASSTSESSRDRSCSDEPSAPGPPRVAARAKTSVKAAAARGDVLSRTVSEVRDGIPNQRDLELGGVDGNNDGDKLAAASAGEGGEPVAAVAMDNDPNLVQWAGRDDPDNPKNWTMKRKWAAVLCVSSFTLISPVASSMVAPALNAIGDDLAIEGELERALVLSIFVAAYALGPLAWGPLSELYGRTIVLQSSNLVFLVFNLGCGFARTEAQMIAFRFLAGIGGSAPLAIGGGLLSDLFDPEQRGKAMSVYSLMPLLGPAIGPIAGGWIAERTSWRWVFYSTTIACGVVQAAGLLFLQETYAPVLLQRRRALLARQTGNALLRTAYDRPDRTLAQTLAVALTRPFRLLLTQPIVQVMSLYMMYLYGMIYLVLSTFPALWTGTYHESVGVGGLNYLSLGIGFFIGTQVCAPLQDRIYAALKRRYVPGGGPGRPEFRVPMMVPGALLVPAGLLVYSWTADAAAHWVWPNVGAAIYAAGTIISFQCVQGYMVDSYARYAASAVGAMTVLRSLAGFGFPLFAPYMYAALGFGKGGTVLAACAVGIGWPSPVLLWVYGARLRARSKFSS; encoded by the coding sequence ATGGATGAAAAGAACTTGGAcgcacaacaacaacaacatcaacatcaacaacctGCTCCTCCGGTCGCAGCCACGCCCAGGTCACCCTCGACCGCCAACACCGTGACTTGGCAGCACCATGGCCAGCTGTCGGAGGATCGCTCTGCACTGCCGCGCTCTAGCTTCGACGCGGAGAAGCACGAACATCTGCGCGACCTGACggacgactcggacgatgacgaggcctCCTCCACGTCGGAATCCAGCCGGGACCGCAGCTGCAGCGACGAGCCGTCGGCTCCGGGACCCcctcgcgtcgccgccagggccaaAACGTCAgtcaaggcggcggcggcaagaggcGATGTCCTGTCTCGGACCGTCTCCGAGGTCAGAGACGGCATCCCCAACCAGCGGGatctcgagctcggcggcgttgatggcaACAATGACGGGGACaagttggcggcggcgtcggccggggaggggggagagcccgttgccgccgtcgccatggacaACGACCCGAATCTCGTGCAGTGGGCAGGCCGCGACGACCCGGACAACCCCAAGAACTGGACCATGAAGCGCaagtgggcggcggtgctgtgcgTGTCCTCGTTCACGCTCATCTCgccggtggcgtcgtcgatggtggcgccggcgctcaacgccatcggcgacgacctggccatcgagggcgagctggagcgcgCCCTCGTGCTGTCCATCTTCGTGGCCGCCTACGCCCTCGGCCCCCTCGCCTGGGGCCCCCTGTCGGAGCTGTACGGGCGCACCATCGTGCTGCAGTCGTCCaacctcgtcttcctcgtcttcaaccTCGGCTGCGGCTTCGCCCGCACCGAGGCCCAGATGATCGCCTtccgcttcctcgccggcatcggcggctcggcgcccctggccatcggcggcggcctcctcaGCGACCTCTTCGACCCGGAGCAGCGCGGCAAGGCCATGAGCGTCTACTCGCTcatgccgctgctgggcccGGCCATCGgccccatcgccggcggctggaTCGCCGAGCGCACCAGCTGGCGCTGGGTCTTTTacagcaccaccatcgcctgcggcgtcgtccagGCCGCGGGCCTGCTCTTCCTCCAGGAGACGTACGCGCCcgtcctgctgcagcgccgccgcgccctcctcgcccggcaGACGGGCAACGCCCTCCTGCGCACCGCCTACGACCGCCCGGACCGCACCCTCGCGCagacgctcgccgtcgccctcaccCGGCCCTTCCGCCTGCTCCTCACCCAGCCCATCGTGCAGGTCATGTCCCTCTACATGATGTACCTCTACGGCATGATCTACCTCGTCCTCTCCACCTTCCCCGCCCTCTGGACCGGCACGTACCACGAgtcggtcggcgtcggcggcctcaacTACCTGTCGCTGGGCATCGGCTTCTTCATCGGCACGCAGGTCTGCGCCCCGCTGCAGGACCGCATCTACGCCGCCCTCAAGCGCCGCTacgtgcccggcggcgggcccggccgccccgAGTTCCGCGTCCCCATGATGGTCcccggcgccctcctcgtccccgccggcctgctcgtctACTCGTggaccgccgacgccgccgcccactggGTCTGGCCcaacgtcggcgccgccatctacgccgccggcaccatcaTCAGCTTCCAGTGCGTCCAGGGCTACATGGTCGACTCGTACGCCCGCtacgccgccagcgccgtcggcgccatgACCGTCCtgcgcagcctcgccggcttcgGCTTCCCCCTCTTCGCCCCCTACATGTACGCCGCCCTGGGCttcggcaagggcggcaccgtcctcgccgcctgcgccgtcggcatcggctgGCCGAGCCCCGTCTTGCTGTGGGTGTACGGCGCGAGGCTGCGCGCCAGGAGCAAGTTTAGCAGCTAA
- a CDS encoding Inositol-phosphate phosphatase (EggNog:ENOG503NW73~COG:G): MADVVDLQAVHDAMVSAAYEAGKMILAANPADIDTGTKLNSVDIVTEVDKGVEKMVSGRLAAAFPSFAFMGEETYKPGMRLGPEPTFVVDPIDGTTNFVHSFPNACISLGLAVDRRPVVGVIYNPWQDLLFTAVRGRGAHMTRGRGTAPQRLPLARSPRPLAGLGSALLAVEWGSDREGANFEAKAAVFRQLAASRESGGSMVHSLRSVGSAALNLAAVAAGQLDAYWEGGCWAWDVCAGWCILEESGGGRVVGGNPGEWDTPLESRVYLAVRGAPAGQKELIEEFWAVVGDRRLEYSV, from the exons atggccgacgtcgtcgaccttCAAGCCGTCCACGACGCAatggtgtcggcggcgtaCGAGGCGGGCAAGATGATTCTGGCCGCCAACCCGGCCGACATTGACACGGGCACGAAGCTGAACT ccgtcgacatcgtcacAGAGGTGGACAAGGGCGTCGAAAAGATGGTGTCGGGCCGTCTGGCCGCGGCGTTCCCTTCGTTCGCCTTTATGGGCGAGGAGACGTACAAGCCCGGCATGCGGCTGGGGCCGGAGCCGACGTTTGTGGTCGACCCTATTGACG GCACCACCAACTTTGTGCACTCGTTCCCCAACGCGTGCATCTcgctcggcctggccgtcgaccgccgccccgtcgtgGGCGTCATCTACAACCCGTGGCAGGACCTGCTCTTCACGGCGGtgcgcgggcgcggtgcGCACATgacgcgcgggcgcggcacggcgccgcagcggctccCCCTGGCGCGCTCCCCGCGGCccctcgccgggctcggctcggcgctgctggccgtcgagtgGGGGTCGGACCGCGAGGGCGCAAActtcgaggccaaggccgccgtgttccgccagctggccgccagccgcgagtcgggcggcagcatggTCCACTCGCTGCGCAGCGTGGGCTCCGCCGCGCtcaacctcgccgccgtcgccgcgggccagctcgacgcctACTGGgagggcggctgctgggcctgGGACGTCTGCGCCGGCTGGTGCATCCTCGAggagtcgggcggcggccgcgtcgtcggcgggaaCCCCGGCGAGTGGGACACGCCCCTCGAGTCGCGCGTGTACCTGGCCGTGCGCGGCGCCCCCGCGGGCCAGAAGGAGCTGATTGAGGAGTTTTgggccgtcgtgggcgacCGCCGGCTGGAGTACTCTGTGTAG
- a CDS encoding uncharacterized protein (TransMembrane:1 (o6-26i)~EggNog:ENOG503P3Y7), whose translation MVSTGGGIAIAVVVLLLAAAVGWIVFTQLRARRLGLPPPSLSSYLPWKKQDNAYGPPRPAPGGVVGWFNDQVRKFKNRNNRSAAGAYEQPSHGGGGTTRGRRGFGPLDPDEAWDARVGHEADGYGYYEEQELSGGPAAAGRRGSTEYRGGSYSMNLAATPGAEYDEEAARGRAPTRSPGASPAGQRNPFDDDAAAADSLRGVSPRPIVETADAQAQGKAHKTKDDPDSANSPTERRSMFRENV comes from the exons ATGGTGTCGACGGGCGgaggcatcgccatcgccgtcgtcgtgctgctcctcgccgcagccgtcgGATGGATTGTCTTTacgcagctgcgcgcccgcagGCTCGGC cttccgccgccgagcctgTCGTCCTACCTGCCCTGGAAAAAGCAGGACAACGCGtacggcccgccgcggccagcgcctggcggcgtcgtcggctggtTCAACGACCAGGTGCGCAAGTTTAAGAACCGCAACAaccgctccgccgcgggcgcctaCGAGCAGCCAtcgcacggcggcgggggcacgacgcgagggcgccgcggctTCGGCCCGCTGGATCCGGACGAGGCGTGGGacgcgcgcgtcggccacgAGGCGGACGGATACGGCTACTACGAGGAGCAAGAGCTCAGCGGTGGtccggcggctgcgggccGGCGTGGCTCGACCGAGtaccgcggcggcagctacAGCATGAACCTGGCCGCGACGCCAGGCGCCGAGTacgatgaggaggcggcgcggggccgcgcaccgacgaggagcccCGGGGCTTCGCCGGCGGGCCAGCGCAACCCgttcgatgacgacgccgccgccgccgacagtCTGCGCGGGGTGAGCCCCCGGCCAATcgtcgagacggccgacgcgcaggcgcagggcaAGGCGCACAAGACCAAGGACGACCCGGACAGCGCCAACAGCCCTACCGAGCGGCGGTCCATGTTCCGTGAGAACGTATGA